AACATAATGCAGTGGAATACAATATTGTCTTTTCCAATAAAGTGGTACAGCTCGGTATTCTCATCCTGCCAGAAGTCTTTCCATAGCTCTGGTTTTCCTTGTTCCTGAGCCCATTCTTTGGTAGCCGATACGTATCCAATCGGAGCATCAAACCATACGTATAAAACTTTTCCTTCAGCTTCTTCCAAAGGAACGGGAACGCCCCAGCTTAAATCGCGGGTGGCGGCACGATCGGCAAGCCCGTCGTTGAGCCAGCTTTTTACCTGACCCATTACATTAGGCTTCCAATTCTCACGGGTCTCAATCCATTTTTCGAGCTTGGGTTGTACATCACCAAGCGGCATGTACCAATGTTCAGTCTTTTTCAGTTCAGGTTTCTCACCGGATAAGGCACTGACAGGATTTTTGAGCTCAGTAGGGGAAAGAGAGGTTCCACAGTTTTCACACTGATCACCGTACGCTTCTTCAAAACCACAATTCGGGCAAGTTCCTTTTACATAGCGATCCGGAAGAAACATATTCTTTTTAGGATCATAAAGCTGTTCTTCCGTTTTCTTCTTGAAGAACCCTTTATCATAAAGAGTTGTGAAAAATTCCTGAGATGTCTCATGGTGCACTTTAGAACTGGTGCGACCGTAGTAATCGAAAGTAATCCCGAAATCTTCGAACACTTTCTTATTCATTCCATGATAACGATCCACAATATCCTGTGGGGAAACGCCTTCCTTCTCGGCAGCTATGGTAATAGGCACACCGTGCTCATCCGAACCGCAGATGAAAGCTACATCGGCGTCAGTTCTTCTTTTATATCGAGCATAAAAATCAGGGGTGAGGTAGGCTCCGGCAAGGTGACCAAGGTGAATAGGTCCGTTAGCATAAGGAAGCGCCGAAGTAATAAGAATTCGTTTTTTATTGGGCATGAATGAGTTTTATCCGTCTTTTTACCGAAGATAAGAAATGGTAGGTTTAATGTTTAAAAGCGATTAAAATTTATTGAACTAGTATTGCCGAGTAGAAACAAATTTATCTATACCTCATTTCTCCTTAACTTTGCTACATGCTAATTACATTTGAAGGAATAGACGGAAGCGGGAAGTCTACACAGATTTCCCTGTTAAAAGAAAAACTTATTGAGTTGGGGCATAGAGTAGAAGTATTTCGGGAGCCCGGAGGGACTGATGTCTCGGAAATGATTCGCGGAATGCTTCTTAATCCTGAAATAGATATTGATCCGGTTACAGAGCTACTGCTGTTTTCATCTGCTCGTTCACAGCTGGTTGCAGAGAAAGTCAGGCCATTATTGAAGGAGAACGTTATTGTTATTCTGGATCGTTTTTATGACTCTACAATTGCATATCAGGGGTTTGGTCGGGAAAGCATGCCCATCGAACAAATTCACCAAATAAATGCTGCGGCCACTCACAAAATGATCCCTGACTTTACCTTCTATCTAAGATTGAGCTTAGAAGAGGCAGCTGAGCGCACCAAGAACTTTGAGAAGGATAGGATGGAACTCTCAGGAGACTCCTTTTATAAGCGAGTTTTTGAGGGCTTCGAACATTTAGCCCGTACAGAATCCCGATTTAAAACAATAAATGCAGGGTTAGCTCCCGAATCTATACATGCTGAGATATTTAATATTCTGAAATCAGCGCTTTAAGAAATGCTTTATAATTAGAATAGGCGCTATTTTTGTGCATAAAAGAGAGGTATAGTAACATTTTTTTTTAAAACTTTACGCCTATTTCTTTTTTTATAGCCAATGGTCATTGAGGCTTAATCTTTTTATCCGTAAATTTAGAGCAATCTGGATGAGTCCTGCCTTTTTCCATGACACCCAGTTCATCAAAAGAATACAATTCTAACGATCATAACTACGAAGCAATAAATTATGGCGCACGAACGAATCGAAATTGATCTACCTCTTGCCAAAGTATACGAGCTCTTAAGTAACCCTGTTGAGTTCCCAAAATTTTTGGACCGCATTGATTTAGTTGAGAAAATTAATTCTCAGACTTTTGAGTTCAAAACTGACATTGGTGGAGAAGAATATAAGTGGACTACTAATCTAATCGATAATCTTCGTAACACCCGTTTTGCTTGGATTACTATTAATGGCAATCTAAACCAAACCGGAACAATCCGTTTCACTCCACTTGACAATGGTGAACGAACACGCGTTGAATTTTCTTTGGATTACCGCACATTTTTCGGCGATCCTGAAGAAGAATTGGCTTCTTTCATTGAAGATTCTCCTGCACAGCTTAAGAAAGACCTTGAGAAATTTAAGGAATTAGCTGAAGGCGGAACTTTCAAGGAAACTCCAATTGAATCAACAGAAGAGACCGAGGAAGAAGAAGTAACCGCATAAGGTATTTCATTATTTTATACACATTACTTGATGCGCATCTTTAGGATGCGCATTTTTTTTGTCCAAATTTAAGAGCCTATGGATTTCAGCGAGTTTTTAGCATCCGAATCAAGCCGACAGCCGCACTATTTGCTTATTGGCAGTCCCATAAATCACAGTGTCTCACCATTGATGCACAATACAGCCTTAGATCATCATGGTTTAAAGGCGAGCTATCACGCCGTGGGCGTACGGAACAGTGAGATTTCTACCCTTATCGCTCACTTTAACAGGCTTGAGTTTCTTGGAGCCAATATTACCATTCCCTACAAAGAGACTTTATATGATGCGATGGATACTCTTGGTATGGAAGCAGCTCAGATTGGTGCCATTAACACCATTGTGAAAAGAGATGGTAAAATTGTCGGAGAAAATACGGATGAGTATGGTTT
The window above is part of the Balneola sp. genome. Proteins encoded here:
- the tmk gene encoding dTMP kinase, producing MLITFEGIDGSGKSTQISLLKEKLIELGHRVEVFREPGGTDVSEMIRGMLLNPEIDIDPVTELLLFSSARSQLVAEKVRPLLKENVIVILDRFYDSTIAYQGFGRESMPIEQIHQINAAATHKMIPDFTFYLRLSLEEAAERTKNFEKDRMELSGDSFYKRVFEGFEHLARTESRFKTINAGLAPESIHAEIFNILKSAL